In one window of Gossypium hirsutum isolate 1008001.06 chromosome A01, Gossypium_hirsutum_v2.1, whole genome shotgun sequence DNA:
- the LOC107903733 gene encoding putative receptor-like protein kinase At4g00960, with protein sequence MTKSKDFFLNLIKPFISSKDRRNRDDLEKIAQQEQKHFPFEILVAATKDFHPHQKLGEGGFGPVYRGKLDDGREVAVKKLSHSSRQGKKEFENEARLLARVQHRNVVNLLGYCVHGAEKLLVYEYVTNESLDKLLFKSNRKTELDWKRRYEIISGVARGLLYLHEDSHNRIIHRDIKAGNILLDDKWVPKIADFGMARLFPEDQTHVNTRVAGTNGYMAPEYVMNGRLSVKADVFSFGVVVLELISGQRNSSFNLDVDAHSLLEWAYKLYKKGKSLEFMDPVLASSAVPEQVAMCIQIGLLCTQGDPQLRPDMRRVVILLSKRPGSLEEPTRPGVPGARHRRSHRAPGFSSTAGTSGVSDSHSSESSFNTYTASASASTSALASSLKSDRHGKRPIQS encoded by the exons ATGACCAAATCCAAGGATTTCTTTCTAAATCTAATCAAACCTTTTATCTCAAGCAAAG ACAGGCGGAATAGAGATGACTTGGAGAAAATAGCTCAACAAGAGCAAAAGCATTTCCCTTTCGAGATTTTAGTTGCTGCTACCAAAGATTTCCACCCACATCAGAAGCTGGGTGAAGGAGGTTTTGGACCTGTCTACAGG GGGAAACTAGATGATGGAAGAGAAGTTGCAGTGAAGAAGCTATCTCATAGCTCAAGACAGGGTAAAAAGGAGTTTGAGAATGAGGCTAGGTTGCTAGCTCGTGTTCAGCATCGCAATGTTGTGAATCTTCTAGGTTACTGTGTACATGGAGCAGAAAAGCTTTTGGTATATGAGTACGTCACTAATGAGAGTCTAGACAAGCTTCTTTTCA aatcaaatagaaaaacagaGCTTGATTGGAAGCGGAGGTATGAAATAATTTCAGGTGTTGCACGGGGTTTGCTCTACCTTCATGAAGACTCGCACAATCGCATCATTCACCGGGATATCAAAGCAGGTAACATATTACTTGATGATAAATGGGTCCCCAAAATTGCTGATTTTGGCATGGCTCGCCTCTTCCCCGAGGATCAAACACATGTCAACACCCGTGTAGCTGGCACAAA TGGATATATGGCACCGGAGTATGTGATGAACGGACGTCTTTCAGTGAAGGCAGATGTGTTCAGCTTTGGGGTTGTGGTTCTGGAGCTGATAAGTGGCCAGAGAAACTCATCCTTCAACTTAGATGTGGATGCTCATAGTCTGCTTGAATGG GCATATAAGCTTTACAAGAAAGGTAAAAGCTTGGAGTTCATGGACCCTGTCTTAGCCTCATCAGCAGTCCCTGAACAAGTAGCTATGTGCATCCAGATAGGGTTACTGTGCACGCAAGGCGATCCACAATTACGACCTGACATGCGCCGTGTAGTTATTTTGCTGTCAAAGAGACCTGGCAGTCTAGAAGAGCCAACAAGACCCGGAGTTCCGGGTGCTCGACACCGAAGATCCCACAGGGCTCCTGGGTTCTCATCCACTGCCGGAACATCGGGTGTTTCGGATTCCCATTCATCTGAATCATCATTTAATACTTATACTGCTTCTGCATCTGCTTCGACATCAGCTCTTGCAAGCTCCTTGAAATCAGATCGGCATGGGAAGCGCCCAATTCAGAGTTAA